In the Vibrio agarivorans genome, GCGCAGCACATATATACCAATCGGTGAATAACTCACTGCAGCGCCTTAACGTAGATGAAATTGATGTGCTGTTGATTCATCGTCCTGATGTATTAATGGATGCTGATGAAGTTGCCGAAGCATTTCAGGAACTTCATAAGGTGGGTAAAGTAAAACACTTTGGCGTTTCCAATTTCTCAACTCATCAGTTTGATCTATTGCAGTCTCGCCTGAGCAAGCCTTTAGTGACGAATCAGGTTGAAATTAACCCGTTGAACTTTGAAGTTGCTCATGACGGTACTCTCGATCAGCTACAAAAGCTAAGAGTGAACCCAATGGCATGGTCTTGCCTTGCTGGTGGGGCGCTGTTTAACCCTTCAACAGACCAAGCGAAACGTGTTATGGCCGTGCTTGAAGAGATTCGAGCGGAACTTGGTGCTCAATCGGTAGACCAAGTTATCTATGCGTGGGTAAGGCGCTTACCTTCAAATCCTCTTGCGATTATTGGCTCGGGCAAGATTGAACGCGTTGAAGCCGCGATTAAGTCAACTCAATATGAATTGACTCGAGAGCAGTGGTATCGGGTTTGGATTGCCTCCAAAGGGCATGGTGTGCCATAGAATGAAGTATGAATATAAACCAAACCAGCGCTTTAGCGCTGGTTTTTTTTGCTCTCAGGTGCGTATTAAAAACTGGAATTCACCTAAGCCAGCATTGAGATCCGCGTTTTTAACCCTAAGCTTTTACTAACACATTGAGCTATAATTGGCTAACATAGAAAAAACAAAATAATAACATTAGCCTATTATGCCTGTAATTCGGGCAATATTTTGCTAGGGAAATGAGTAATTTAGCATTCAACCGCCAATATGCGGTTATGAGGGGCCAAAAATGGACGTACAAGTAAACAGCCAGCGCGTGGTAGTGGAAGAAGTTGTCGGTAATGTTGTCGCATTGTCTGCCGACGGCAAAGCAAGAACCCTAGCAGTAGG is a window encoding:
- a CDS encoding aldo/keto reductase — translated: MLNRVQIAPQGPEFSELVQGYWRLADWGMTPKQRLDFLKQHIALGVTTVDHADIYGNYECEQLFGEALALDKSVRTEIEIVTKCDINLCGDKTPERKVNHYDTSAAHIYQSVNNSLQRLNVDEIDVLLIHRPDVLMDADEVAEAFQELHKVGKVKHFGVSNFSTHQFDLLQSRLSKPLVTNQVEINPLNFEVAHDGTLDQLQKLRVNPMAWSCLAGGALFNPSTDQAKRVMAVLEEIRAELGAQSVDQVIYAWVRRLPSNPLAIIGSGKIERVEAAIKSTQYELTREQWYRVWIASKGHGVP